From the genome of Lotus japonicus ecotype B-129 chromosome 6, LjGifu_v1.2, one region includes:
- the LOC130723961 gene encoding cation/H(+) antiporter 14-like: MADKPEQEKLDQLSSYGNIGMEPIVCQYIDRSRSTNGIFLGDNPLHNPTSILVIQIILIFIVGKITHLLLRPLHPIQLVSQIVAGIILGPLLLGRLQAGYELMFPSMSIVTLTTFAEFGMIIYFFKIGVQINPKHIFNIGKHAKIIGLVGHVSSIAVGALVFIMVGGVSSLKSEANGVRGLVIFDALTAFPATSSFLKEMNILNSEIGRMALSASMVSDKCTWFLIFVVISSIESLGQKSVMPILTLLVTVCYFGSLFFMLRPLVIWISHRNPKGKHMTGGHYMIIMFILFILGLSAQVVGQPAFLVTFWFGLMLPDGPPLGSALAERIDIVGSTLIVPAYCTICGLSTIVPPLTSQAGCIEAVLLAGKIGKFAGTILSTLHFQIEFWDSVALSLIMCCKGLVDLSLYTYLLKRKDLGRLSYTIVIYTMVGVTGFATLVIYYIYDPSKRYRNYIRKSVKDHKDHEFKLLVCVHNEENVYPLVNLLEAFNPSKETPLSLFVLHLMELSGRAAPVLTKSETTNKLHPHGDASSQHINKVFDQFQQHNKESIMLQFFTAIAPFASIHDDICYLAMDTKSHFVIIPFHKRWSINGNIEVSNASIRTINQKVLSKAPCSVGVLIDRSNMSGKLLVTYDKSFCEIAMIFLGGDDDQEALAFSLQMAQHPNIRLTMFWVRVNMEEKQRNMKNPFIYLMEHIKYNLNLKGKVNFKEEIVEDGIGTIHVIRTMEGHFNLVIVGKHHIMESPCTLGLTEWCELPELGLVGNLLASDFTFSVLVV, translated from the exons ATGGCTGATAAGCCAGAACAAGAAAAGCTAGATCAGTTGAGTTCCTATGGAAATATTGGAATGGAGCCAATAGTATGTCAATATATTGATCGAAGCCGCTCAACCAATGGCATATTTCTTGGGGACAATCCCCTCCATAATCCCACATCCATACTAGTAATTCAAattattcttatatttattGTCGGTAAAATTACTCATCTCCTGCTGAGACCACTTCATCCAATACAACTCGTTTCACAAATAGTG GCTGGTATCATATTAGGTCCATTATTGCTTGGTAGACTCCAAGCAGGTTATGAGTTGATGTTTCCATCAATGAGCATAGTGACACTTACAACATTTGCAGAATTTGGCATGATAATTTACTTCTTCAAGATAGGGGTGCAGATCAATCCCAAACATATATTTAATATTGGAAAGCATGCAAAAATAATTGGTTTAGTAGGCCATGTGTCTTCTATAGCAGTTGGCGCTCTAGTTTTTATTATGGTTGGAGGAGTCTCATCTCTAAAGTCTGAAGCGAATGGTGTTAGAGGTTTGGTAATTTTTGATGCTTTGACTGCATTTCCTGCTACAAGTAGCTTTCTcaaagagatgaatattcttaaTTCAGAAATTGGACGCATGGCATTATCTGCTTCCATGGTTAGTGATAAATGCACGTGGTTTTTAATATTTGTTGTAATCAGCAGTATTGAATCCTTGGGACAAAAGTCAGTTATGCCTATTCTGACACTACTTGTGACAGTTTGTTATTTCGGCAGTTTATTCTTCATGCTAAGGCCCCTTGTTATATGGATCTCCCACCGCAATCCAAAGGGAAAGCATATGACGGGAGGTCATTACATGATAATCATGtttatactttttattcttGGATTGTCTGCACAAGTTGTTGGACAGCCTGCTTTTCTTGTTACGTTTTGGTTTGGCTTGATGTTGCCAGATGGCCCCCCGTTAGGTTCTGCTCTGGCAGAGAGGATTGATATTGTTGGTTCTACTTTGATTGTTCCAGCTTATTGTACTATATGTGGTTTGAGCACAATCGTTCCCCCTTTAACATCACAAGCAGGATGCATAGAGGCTGTCTTACTTGCCGGAAAAATAGGAAAGTTTGCAGGCACCATTTTATCCACACTTCACTTTCAAATTGAATTCTGGGATTCTGTTGCGTTGTCTCTAATCATGTGTTGCAAAGGCCTTGTAGATCTCTCCCTCTACACCtatttattaaaaagaaag GACCTTGGGAGACTGTCTTACACTATTGTCATATATACCATGGTAGGTGTAACCGGATTTGCAACTCTAGTTATTTATTACATATATGATCCTTCAAAGAGATACAGAAACTACATTAGAAAATCAGTAAAGGACCACAAGGACCACGAATTCAAATTGCTTGTATGTGTCCACAATGAAGAAAACGTATATCCATTGGTCAACCTTCTCGAAGCATTTAATCCCTCAAAGGAGACACCGTTGTCACTCTTTGTTCTCCATCTCATGGAGCTCTCAGGCAGAGCAGCCCCAGTCCTTACAAAAAGCGAGACCACTAACAAGTTACATCCACATGGAGATGCTTCCTCTCAACACATAAACAAAGTCTTTGATCAATTTCAGCAGCATAACAAAGAGAGTATCATGTTGCAGTTCTTTACTGCAATTGCACCATTTGCAAGCATTCACGATGACATATGCTACCTTGCAATGGATACAAAATCACATTTTGTGATCATACCATTTCATAAGCGATGGTCCATTAATGGAAATATTGAGGTTTCCAACGCTTCAATCAGGACAATAAACCAGAAAGTTCTTAGTAAAGCTCCTTGTTCAGTTGGAGTCTTAATTGACAGAAGCAATATGAGTGGAAAACTATTAGTTACATATGATAAGTCATTCTGTGAAATTGCCATGATCTTCTTAGGCGGTGATGATGACCAAGAGGCACTGGCTTTTAGTTTGCAAATGGCTCAACATCCAAATATCAGACTTACAATGTTTTGGGTAAGGGTTAACATGGAAGAAAAACAAAGGAATATGAAGAATCCTTTTATTTACTTGATGGAGCATATAAAGTATAATCTTAACCTTAAAGGCAAGGTGAACTTTAAGGAGGAGATTGTGGAAGATGGGATAGGAACAATACATGTTATCCGAACAATGGAGGGACATTTTAATTTGGTCATAGTGGGTAAACATCATATAATGGAGTCTCCATGCACGCTAGGCTTGACAGAATGGTGTGAACTCCCAGAGCTTGGATTAGTTGGGAACCTCCTAGCCTCAGATTTTACATTTTCAGTTTTGGTGGTGTAA